From Candidatus Ozemobacteraceae bacterium, a single genomic window includes:
- the nadB gene encoding L-aspartate oxidase has translation MNNIERHSTDVAIIGSGLAGLFAALTTAESASVTVLTRQDIKASNSWFAQGGIAAVWDHADSADDHAADTFVAGAGLCDPAAVRVLVTEGPDRVRDLIEFGARFDAADSGQLLLTREGAHGRRRILHAHGDATGRELERTLIDRVKTHPRIRCLENFHAADLVLNADGTRVTGIRGFDGPQRTPVEFQARSVILACGGLGRLYPETTNAEQATGDGVAIAWAAGARLADMEFVQFHPTVFAAPGHPRFLVSEAVRGEGAVLVNKAGERFMKRYHPMADLAPRDIVARAVIAEMLAAGAEHVFLDARHLGAELLATRFPGIEAELGKAGYSLANDLIPIAPAAHYAMGGVWTDVDGRTSLGGLYAAGEVASTGVHGANRLASNSLLECLVFGKRAGQACLTDIARSITAPTTATEAGWDLGEAPAFPETQRILGRYLGVLRTPEGLAAAAESLGARLGRRRPANWWEMSDEDLSRRNAATVGGIMAVFAAARTESRGAHFRTDLPQPDPAWMCRQFLTGLTLTRSPVGAPASIK, from the coding sequence TTGAATAATATTGAGCGACACTCCACCGACGTCGCGATCATCGGTTCGGGCCTCGCCGGGTTGTTCGCCGCCCTGACGACGGCCGAATCGGCATCCGTGACCGTCCTGACCCGACAGGACATCAAGGCGTCCAACTCCTGGTTCGCCCAGGGCGGGATTGCCGCCGTCTGGGACCACGCCGACTCGGCCGATGACCACGCCGCCGACACCTTCGTCGCCGGCGCCGGCTTGTGCGATCCCGCGGCGGTGCGGGTGCTCGTGACCGAAGGCCCCGATCGCGTCCGCGATCTCATCGAATTCGGCGCACGGTTCGACGCGGCCGACAGCGGGCAGCTGCTGCTGACCCGCGAGGGAGCGCACGGCCGCCGGCGGATCCTTCACGCCCACGGCGACGCCACGGGCAGGGAGCTCGAGCGGACCCTGATCGACCGCGTGAAAACGCATCCTCGCATCCGGTGTCTCGAGAATTTTCACGCTGCGGACCTCGTCCTGAACGCCGACGGAACGCGGGTGACCGGCATCCGGGGCTTCGACGGTCCGCAGCGAACGCCGGTCGAATTCCAGGCCCGAAGCGTCATTCTCGCCTGCGGCGGCCTCGGCCGCCTGTATCCCGAGACGACGAACGCCGAGCAGGCGACCGGCGACGGCGTCGCCATCGCCTGGGCGGCGGGCGCTCGTCTGGCCGACATGGAGTTCGTCCAGTTCCACCCGACCGTGTTCGCCGCCCCCGGGCATCCGCGCTTCCTCGTCTCCGAAGCGGTCCGCGGAGAGGGCGCGGTTCTGGTCAACAAGGCCGGCGAGCGCTTCATGAAGCGGTACCACCCGATGGCCGACCTCGCCCCGCGAGATATCGTCGCCCGGGCCGTCATCGCCGAGATGCTCGCCGCCGGTGCGGAGCACGTGTTCCTCGACGCGCGCCACCTCGGTGCCGAACTCCTCGCCACGCGCTTCCCCGGCATCGAGGCCGAACTGGGCAAGGCGGGGTATTCCCTCGCGAACGATCTGATCCCGATTGCTCCGGCGGCCCATTACGCGATGGGCGGCGTCTGGACCGACGTCGATGGCCGGACGAGCCTGGGCGGCCTGTATGCCGCGGGCGAGGTCGCTTCGACGGGCGTTCACGGGGCGAACCGGCTTGCGTCCAACAGCCTTCTCGAATGCCTGGTCTTCGGCAAACGCGCCGGCCAGGCCTGTCTGACCGACATCGCACGGTCGATAACGGCCCCGACCACGGCGACCGAGGCGGGCTGGGACCTCGGCGAAGCACCCGCGTTTCCGGAGACCCAGCGGATTCTCGGTCGGTATCTCGGCGTCCTTCGGACTCCGGAAGGGCTCGCCGCTGCGGCCGAAAGCCTCGGCGCCCGTCTGGGCCGGCGAAGACCCGCGAACTGGTGGGAGATGTCGGACGAAGATCTGTCGCGCCGAAACGCGGCGACGGTCGGCGGGATCATGGCCGTCTTCGCGGCGGCCCGCACGGAGAGCCGCGGGGCCCACTTCCGGACGGACCTGCCCCAGCCCGATCCCGCCTGGATGTGTCGGCAGTTTCTGACCGGCCTTACGTTGACCAGGTCGCCGGTCGGGGCGCCCGCTTCAATAAAATAA
- a CDS encoding polysaccharide deacetylase family protein gives MLTFLAVLAAVAVIIVLGTTIASPSEKLAVLVYHHIEDPATSDVSCTPEQFEAQMSALLANGFTPVRLDEARAFLEGRRGRVKKPVLITFDDGYESLHRHALPVARKLGVPMTVFVVTSRIGLKPQFARYLSRDQIREMAASGLFEFGSHTDDLHTDVMRIWNAFDPAPVSLASAVASDLERSRKTLAEIVGTPPFTIAWPYGKFNRDTTRIALDAGMNLHFTSRSGFSSPGDNLLEIKRVPVTRRDTPQTVVRKARGGWL, from the coding sequence GTGCTAACTTTTCTGGCCGTTCTGGCCGCCGTCGCCGTCATCATCGTCCTCGGAACGACGATTGCCAGTCCGTCCGAAAAACTGGCCGTGCTCGTCTATCACCACATCGAAGACCCGGCGACGTCGGACGTGTCCTGCACGCCGGAGCAGTTCGAGGCACAGATGTCCGCCCTTCTGGCGAATGGGTTCACGCCGGTCAGGCTCGACGAGGCGCGGGCTTTTCTCGAAGGCAGGCGCGGAAGGGTCAAAAAGCCCGTTCTGATCACCTTCGACGATGGATACGAGAGCCTGCACCGGCATGCCCTGCCCGTTGCACGGAAACTCGGCGTGCCCATGACCGTGTTCGTCGTCACGTCGCGGATCGGCCTGAAGCCCCAGTTCGCGCGGTATCTCTCGCGGGACCAGATCCGGGAAATGGCCGCCTCCGGCCTCTTCGAGTTCGGTTCGCACACCGACGACCTGCATACAGATGTGATGCGCATCTGGAACGCGTTCGACCCGGCGCCGGTGTCGCTCGCATCGGCGGTCGCTTCCGACCTCGAACGTTCGCGGAAGACGCTCGCGGAGATCGTCGGAACCCCGCCGTTCACGATCGCCTGGCCCTACGGAAAATTCAACCGCGACACGACGCGGATAGCTCTGGATGCGGGGATGAACCTGCATTTCACGAGCCGCTCCGGATTCAGTTCCCCCGGCGACAACCTCCTGGAGATCAAGCGCGTGCCGGTCACCCGTCGGGATACCCCCCAGACGGTGGTGCGTAAGGCCCGGGGCGGGTGGCTGTGA
- a CDS encoding FAD-dependent oxidoreductase, giving the protein MTTNGQVTVVIGNGVAGAAAAIAMRDSGYAGKIVAVTGEAWPVYYRTRLPELISGVVTIEKIVMTPVQKFAERNIEVRLGVKAESVDAKARTVRLDNGETIGWDTLLLATGCDAFMPPIQGRERCGNLFVLREAADAEAIRAAATGKRRAVCIGGGVLGLEAAYHLTKLGLAVELVELAPRLMPRQLDAAGATVLQGLLEKQGFRFHLGAKLDCLGDGHLKLQGGDALDGDVYVVSAGVAPRLGLAKQLGVECGRGIRVDAACRTNVDGVFAAGDNIEHEGRMWGTWLAARHWGNRAGQSMAGKTASMGMPPESFRLKLTGVDLLSIGEADLEGALAAQGRAEAHVIATRPDEGVYHKIVVREGAVCGAILLGACPAGRTIEKAVAENRPWKDVAAEIGVSR; this is encoded by the coding sequence ATGACGACGAACGGACAGGTGACGGTGGTGATCGGGAACGGCGTGGCCGGCGCCGCCGCAGCGATTGCGATGCGCGACTCGGGATACGCCGGAAAGATCGTCGCCGTGACCGGCGAGGCGTGGCCCGTCTACTACCGGACGCGACTTCCCGAACTCATTTCCGGCGTCGTGACGATCGAGAAGATCGTGATGACGCCCGTGCAGAAGTTCGCCGAGCGGAACATCGAGGTCAGGCTGGGCGTGAAAGCCGAGTCGGTCGATGCGAAAGCCCGCACGGTCCGGCTCGACAACGGCGAGACGATCGGCTGGGACACCCTGCTCCTCGCGACCGGCTGCGACGCCTTCATGCCGCCGATCCAGGGGCGCGAGCGGTGCGGAAACCTGTTCGTGCTCCGCGAAGCCGCCGACGCCGAGGCCATCCGCGCCGCGGCGACGGGAAAGCGGCGCGCCGTCTGCATCGGCGGCGGCGTTCTCGGCCTCGAGGCCGCCTACCATCTCACGAAGCTGGGTCTGGCCGTCGAACTTGTCGAGCTCGCTCCGCGACTGATGCCCCGCCAGCTCGATGCGGCGGGCGCCACGGTCCTGCAGGGGCTCCTCGAGAAACAGGGCTTCCGGTTCCATCTCGGGGCGAAGCTTGACTGCTTGGGCGACGGGCATCTCAAACTCCAGGGCGGCGATGCGCTCGACGGCGATGTCTACGTCGTCTCCGCCGGCGTCGCACCCCGTCTCGGCCTTGCGAAACAGCTCGGCGTCGAATGCGGCCGGGGAATTCGGGTCGATGCGGCTTGCCGGACGAACGTCGACGGCGTTTTCGCCGCGGGAGACAACATCGAGCATGAGGGAAGGATGTGGGGCACCTGGCTCGCCGCTCGTCACTGGGGAAACCGCGCCGGGCAGAGCATGGCGGGGAAGACCGCTTCCATGGGCATGCCGCCTGAAAGCTTCCGTCTGAAACTGACGGGAGTCGATCTGCTCAGCATCGGCGAGGCCGATCTCGAGGGGGCGCTCGCGGCGCAAGGCCGGGCGGAAGCCCATGTCATCGCGACCAGACCCGACGAGGGGGTATACCACAAGATCGTCGTCAGGGAGGGAGCCGTGTGCGGAGCGATCCTCCTCGGCGCCTGCCCCGCCGGCCGGACGATCGAGAAGGCTGTCGCGGAAAACCGCCCTTGGAAAGACGTTGCGGCCGAAATCGGGGTTTCCCGCTGA
- a CDS encoding asparagine synthetase B, giving the protein MRRTGTGNAVYIIIAILLRASLAAVAFGGDLLLVPMDNAQTDFCRSYGLVWQALDRKASDVFWALNYRGGSFILPDDPAIRRQAAAAKVRVEPLPKTDFDALLTMAQDENMDVVPLETAPRIGIYLASEGEKGSDVVAMLLDHVGIRYQSIYDDGILDGKLADIDWLHIHHKDFTGQGHKRGYDAQDAHLAGSRGYAKVWQLKQAVSTGIRDFVHGGGFLFAMCSAAETLDISLAADGTDIVDTPFDGDPPVDNPTGALNYARSLAFGGFTVFADSSNEYSDVDVPEAGAGTSFRLFDFSAQVDAIPCLLNQNHEREIRGFSGETSSFRKSLVKKDVTILAENNDGVSVRYLMGTLGKGVFCYYGGHTPGENFGDYQTNASGFRLILNNVLFPSAKTRRRKT; this is encoded by the coding sequence ATGAGAAGGACGGGAACCGGAAACGCAGTCTATATAATCATTGCTATTCTCCTGCGGGCCTCTCTTGCTGCCGTCGCCTTCGGGGGCGATCTCCTGCTCGTGCCCATGGACAACGCCCAGACGGATTTCTGCCGAAGTTACGGCCTCGTCTGGCAGGCCCTCGACCGAAAGGCGAGCGACGTGTTCTGGGCTCTCAACTACCGCGGCGGCAGCTTCATCTTGCCCGACGACCCCGCGATCCGGCGCCAGGCGGCCGCAGCGAAGGTCCGCGTCGAACCGCTCCCAAAGACCGATTTCGACGCGCTCCTGACCATGGCGCAGGACGAGAACATGGACGTCGTTCCTCTCGAGACGGCCCCCCGCATCGGCATCTACCTCGCCTCGGAAGGAGAAAAGGGAAGCGACGTCGTCGCAATGCTGCTGGACCACGTCGGTATAAGATATCAATCAATATACGATGACGGCATTCTCGACGGAAAACTGGCGGACATCGACTGGCTGCACATCCATCACAAGGACTTCACGGGCCAGGGTCACAAGCGGGGATACGACGCCCAGGACGCGCACCTGGCGGGCTCCCGCGGATACGCGAAGGTCTGGCAGCTGAAGCAGGCCGTCTCGACCGGGATCCGCGATTTCGTCCATGGCGGGGGGTTTCTCTTCGCAATGTGCTCCGCCGCCGAGACGCTCGACATCTCGCTGGCGGCGGACGGAACAGACATCGTCGACACCCCCTTCGACGGCGATCCTCCCGTCGACAACCCGACCGGGGCGCTCAACTACGCGCGCAGTCTTGCGTTTGGCGGTTTCACCGTGTTCGCCGACTCGTCGAACGAATACTCGGACGTCGACGTGCCGGAAGCGGGCGCCGGAACGAGCTTTCGCCTGTTCGACTTCTCGGCGCAGGTCGATGCGATCCCCTGCCTGCTCAACCAGAACCATGAACGCGAGATCCGCGGCTTCAGCGGCGAAACCTCGTCGTTCCGCAAGTCGCTCGTGAAGAAGGACGTCACGATCCTGGCCGAGAACAACGACGGCGTTTCGGTGCGGTATCTCATGGGCACGCTCGGCAAGGGCGTGTTCTGCTACTACGGCGGCCATACGCCGGGCGAGAATTTCGGCGATTACCAGACGAACGCCTCGGGATTCAGGCTCATCCTGAACAACGTCCTGTTCCCATCGGCAAAGACCCGCCGCAGGAAGACGTGA
- the metK gene encoding methionine adenosyltransferase yields MSDRFFFTSESVTEGHPDKVADQISDAVLDAILAQDPRGRVACETAVTTGLAIIMGEITTKCYVDVQSIVRKTICDIGYTNSDWGIDGKSCGVMVALDEQSPDIAQGVNKAADGTDKDADLNIGAGDQGMMVGFAVRETPELMPAPLYYSHLICRRAAELRKNGKLPYLRPDGKGQVTVEYVDGKPVRVDAVVLSVQHNPDVTHAQLSEDVVTQIIKPCFPAELLDANTKYYVNPTGRFVVGGPHGDSGLTGRKIIVDTYGGMAAHGGGAFSGKDPTKVDRSGAYMGRYIAKNLVAAGVADSIEIQIAYAIGVAKPLSVHVTTNGTEKIDPRKIEKLIWDIFDLRPGAIIKNLDLRRPIFRQTAAYGHFGRSDLDLSWEKLDKVDAIRKAAGL; encoded by the coding sequence GTGAGCGACCGGTTCTTCTTCACGTCCGAATCCGTTACCGAAGGGCATCCCGATAAGGTTGCCGATCAAATTTCCGACGCCGTTCTCGATGCGATTCTCGCCCAGGACCCCCGGGGTCGCGTCGCCTGCGAAACCGCCGTCACCACCGGCCTCGCCATCATCATGGGCGAGATCACGACCAAGTGCTACGTCGACGTGCAGTCGATCGTCCGCAAGACGATCTGCGACATCGGCTACACCAACTCCGACTGGGGCATCGACGGCAAGAGCTGCGGCGTCATGGTCGCGCTCGACGAACAGTCGCCCGACATCGCCCAGGGCGTCAACAAGGCTGCCGACGGCACCGACAAGGATGCTGACCTGAACATTGGCGCCGGCGACCAGGGCATGATGGTCGGCTTTGCGGTCCGCGAGACTCCCGAGCTGATGCCCGCTCCGCTGTATTACTCTCACCTGATCTGCCGCCGCGCCGCCGAACTCCGCAAGAATGGCAAGCTGCCCTACCTGCGCCCGGACGGCAAGGGCCAGGTTACCGTCGAATACGTCGACGGCAAGCCCGTCCGCGTCGACGCGGTCGTTCTCTCGGTCCAGCACAACCCCGATGTCACCCATGCCCAGCTGTCCGAGGACGTCGTGACGCAGATCATCAAACCTTGCTTCCCGGCCGAACTGCTCGATGCGAATACCAAATACTATGTGAACCCCACCGGCCGCTTCGTGGTCGGCGGCCCTCACGGCGATTCCGGTCTCACCGGCCGCAAGATCATCGTCGATACCTACGGCGGCATGGCTGCGCACGGCGGCGGCGCCTTCTCCGGCAAGGACCCGACCAAGGTCGACCGCTCGGGCGCCTATATGGGTCGCTATATTGCGAAGAATCTCGTCGCCGCCGGCGTCGCCGATAGCATCGAGATCCAGATCGCCTACGCCATCGGCGTCGCGAAGCCCCTTTCGGTCCACGTCACCACGAACGGCACCGAGAAGATCGATCCGCGCAAGATCGAGAAGCTGATCTGGGACATCTTCGACCTGCGCCCCGGCGCCATCATCAAGAACCTCGACCTGCGCCGCCCGATCTTCAGACAGACCGCCGCCTACGGCCACTTCGGCCGCTCCGATCTGGACCTGTCCTGGGAAAAGCTCGACAAGGTCGATGCGATCCGCAAGGCCGCTGGACTCTGA
- a CDS encoding methyl-accepting chemotaxis protein, with the protein MNQIRRRKRYFIKPGFQSRLTAIFILIVIIVANIVGALVYGFSIEKLENKLVVESKLPIDTSQLGQALLPGVVIAELVSILVTAFICIFVTHTIAGPVYRMERVSRSIGEGDLTNFIKLRPKDELKDLADAMNEMTMGLRTRVTNIRDASQKLQNGINRMKSSGKVDPEIIDAAALIETCCKGFVLEREMIDAASASKKEKDAEETA; encoded by the coding sequence ATGAATCAAATCCGCCGCCGCAAGCGGTATTTCATCAAGCCGGGCTTTCAGAGCCGGCTGACGGCCATTTTCATTCTGATCGTCATCATCGTGGCAAACATCGTCGGGGCGCTCGTGTACGGATTCTCGATCGAGAAGCTCGAGAACAAGCTCGTCGTTGAGTCGAAGCTCCCGATCGACACGTCGCAACTCGGGCAGGCTCTCCTGCCGGGGGTCGTCATCGCGGAGCTCGTGAGCATTCTCGTGACGGCGTTCATCTGTATATTCGTGACGCACACGATCGCCGGGCCGGTCTATCGTATGGAGCGCGTCTCGCGCAGCATCGGCGAAGGCGACCTGACCAACTTCATCAAGCTCCGCCCCAAGGACGAGCTGAAGGATCTGGCCGATGCGATGAACGAGATGACGATGGGGTTGCGCACGCGCGTCACCAATATCCGCGACGCGTCCCAGAAGCTCCAGAACGGCATCAACCGCATGAAGAGTTCGGGAAAGGTCGACCCGGAGATCATCGATGCCGCCGCGCTCATCGAGACCTGTTGCAAGGGTTTCGTTCTCGAACGCGAAATGATCGATGCCGCGTCCGCTTCGAAGAAAGAAAAAGACGCCGAAGAGACCGCCTGA
- a CDS encoding alpha/beta hydrolase-fold protein, translating to MPRLCHSGRPVRRPPMVPVTIRVSLDTPLPRGSAVFLAGNIPALGDWKPDRVKLERVGRMRYECRFSAPAGTVAEFKVTRGSWKTQAVYAETPGNIPPDNRAFRIDGPECAFETHVADWMDRLPAELDPVRGDLRLHPGMSGDGLEYPRDILVWLPPSYRSGRKRYPVLYMHDGQNLFDPATSFCGQDWKLDETAMRLMTDGAIEEFIIVGVANTPDRMEEYNLFRPKGEAYARFLTGVVKPFVDAAYRTKPGREHTAVGGSSMGGLFSFQLGWLRSDVFSMAACLSPAFWFSRGRMFKLAAEGELPSAPVRFYLDAGDLEPPIWRGFHRMTRILERRGFRKGKDLLSYPDVGAVHSEAAWAARLDRPLTFLFGRPRRGAK from the coding sequence ATGCCGAGGCTTTGTCATTCCGGCCGGCCGGTTCGCCGGCCGCCGATGGTTCCCGTCACGATCCGTGTCAGCCTTGACACGCCCCTGCCGCGGGGAAGTGCCGTCTTTCTCGCAGGCAACATCCCTGCGCTGGGCGACTGGAAGCCCGATCGGGTGAAGCTCGAGCGCGTCGGCCGGATGCGATACGAGTGCCGGTTCTCCGCTCCGGCCGGGACCGTCGCCGAGTTCAAGGTGACCCGAGGCAGCTGGAAAACCCAGGCGGTCTATGCGGAAACGCCCGGCAACATTCCGCCTGACAACCGGGCGTTCCGGATCGACGGGCCGGAGTGCGCGTTCGAGACCCACGTCGCCGACTGGATGGACAGGCTTCCCGCCGAACTCGACCCGGTGAGGGGCGATCTGCGGCTCCATCCCGGCATGTCCGGCGACGGCCTCGAGTATCCGCGGGACATCCTCGTCTGGCTTCCGCCCTCTTACCGCAGCGGTCGGAAACGGTATCCGGTGCTGTACATGCACGACGGGCAGAATCTCTTCGACCCCGCCACCTCGTTCTGCGGCCAGGACTGGAAGCTCGACGAGACCGCCATGCGCCTCATGACCGACGGCGCGATCGAGGAGTTCATCATCGTCGGCGTCGCGAACACGCCCGACCGGATGGAGGAATACAACCTCTTCAGGCCGAAGGGCGAGGCCTACGCGCGGTTCCTGACCGGGGTCGTCAAGCCCTTCGTCGACGCCGCCTACCGGACGAAGCCTGGCCGCGAACACACGGCCGTGGGCGGTTCTTCCATGGGCGGCCTCTTCTCGTTTCAGTTGGGATGGCTTCGTTCGGACGTTTTCTCGATGGCGGCCTGCCTGTCGCCCGCCTTCTGGTTCAGCCGGGGCCGGATGTTCAAGCTGGCCGCCGAAGGGGAACTGCCGTCGGCCCCCGTCCGATTTTACCTCGACGCCGGCGATCTTGAACCTCCCATCTGGCGCGGCTTTCACCGGATGACCAGGATCCTGGAACGGCGCGGATTCAGAAAGGGAAAGGATCTTCTCTCATACCCCGACGTCGGGGCCGTTCATTCGGAAGCGGCGTGGGCGGCCCGGCTCGACCGGCCCCTGACGTTCCTGTTCGGCAGGCCGCGGCGGGGTGCGAAATGA